From Myotis daubentonii chromosome 7, mMyoDau2.1, whole genome shotgun sequence, a single genomic window includes:
- the LOC132238845 gene encoding thioredoxin-like protein 1 has translation KYPGSNEDTDIPKGYMDLMPFINKAGCECLNESDEHGFDNCLRKDMTFLESDCDEQLLITVAFNQPVKLYSMKFQGPDNGQGPKYIKIFINLPRSMDFEEAERSEPTQALELTEDDIKEDGIVPLRYVKFQNVNSVTIFVQSNQGEEETTRISYFTFIGTPVQATNMNDFKRVVGKKGESH, from the coding sequence aaataccctggaAGTAATGAGGACACAGATATTCCAAAAGGATATATGGATTTAATGCCTTTTATTAACAAAGCTGGCTGTGAATGTCTTAATGAAAGTGATGAGCATGGATTTGACAACTGTTTACGAAAAGACATGACCTTCTTGGAGTCTGATTGTGATGAACAGCTGCTTATTACTGTGGCATTTAATCAACCTGTGAAGCTTTATTCAATGAAATTTCAAGGGCCAGATAATGGTCAAGGtcctaaatacataaaaatttttatCAATCTGCCCCGATCTATGGATTTTGAAGAAGCAGAAAGAAGTGAACCAACTCAAGCTCTGGAACTAACAGAGGATGATATTAAAGAAGATGGCATTGTTCCACTTCGCTATGTTAAGTTTCAGAATGTTAACAGTGTAACTATATTTGTTCAGTCCAATCAAGGTGAAGAAGAAACAACAAgaatttcatattttactttCATTGGTACTCCAGTCCAGGCAACAAATATGAATGACTTCAAACGAGTAGTTGGCAAAAAAGGAGAAAGTCACTAA